One Cicer arietinum cultivar CDC Frontier isolate Library 1 chromosome 8, Cicar.CDCFrontier_v2.0, whole genome shotgun sequence DNA segment encodes these proteins:
- the LOC101496060 gene encoding protein TIFY 6B isoform X2 yields MQWSFSNKASTVPQFLSFKNNTHEDRSRNTTMDPLASSGYMTISTKDAFDSNQKSFLAVTQESLSIGKQVTNKLGMTIYPMQCSDHAQSICNQETRIFSVSNQSNQMCSVLQSNHATNGINMVNSVIKSQTLGSKSSATPLSVLPSIGSLIGSTDLRNRNCSKSNGTPTQLTIFYGGSICVYDDISPQKAQAIMLLAGNGPKLQPEISVPSEKDGFIISQSYPSPLPHANSQPRGGSSSNNEHSIIRPIVPSIVPINHLESSIVATSLRSTPTKVIQPVGLPQARKASLTRFLEKRKERAMSTSPYYMCKKSSECNTLGSDSTSFSIDFSASSPQLATNLPLRTTCMEV; encoded by the exons ATGCAGTGGTCATTCTCAAATAAGGCTTCAACCGTTCCTCAATTCTTGTCCTTCAAGAACAACACTCATGAAGATAGGTCAAGAAATACTACTATGGATCCACTAGCATCATCTGGATATATGACAATATCAACTAAAGATGCTTTTGATTCTAACCAGAAATCATTCTTGGCTGTCACACAG gAAAGTTTGTCCATAGGAAAGCAAGTAACAAACAAGCTTGGAATGACAATATATCCTATGCAATGTTCTGATCATGCACAATCAATTTGCAATCAAGAAACAAGAATATTTTCAGTTTCAAACCAATCTAATCAAATGTGTTCTGTTCTTCAATCTAATCATGCTACTAATGGAATCAACATGGTCAATTCAGTTATAAAATCGCAAACTCTTGGTTCTAAATCCTCTGCCACACCTTTATCTGTTCTTCCATCAATAGGTTCCTTAATTGGTTCAACTGATTTAAg gAATAGGAATTGTTCCAAATCAAATGGTACACCTACTCAATTGACAATTTTTTATGGTGGTTCAATTTGTGTTTATGATGACATATCTCCTCAGAAG GCTCAGGCTATCATGTTACTGGCTGGAAATGGTCCTAAATTGCAGCCAGAAATCTCTGTTCCTTCTGAAAAGGATGGTTTCATTATAAGCCAATCCTATCCCTCACCATTGCCACATGCAAATTCTCAACCTAGGGGAGGTTCAAGTAGCAATAATGAACATTCAATAATAAGACCAATAGTACCTTCAATTGTCCCTATTAATCATTTGGAATCTTCTATTGTTGCTACTTCATTAAGATCTACACCAACAAAAGTGATTCAACCAG TAGGCTTGCCTCAAGCGCGTAAAGCTTCGTTGACTCGGTTTTTGGAGAAGCGAAAAGAAAG GGCAATGAGCACATCACCATACTATATGTGCAAGAAATCATCTGAATGCAACACTCTTGGATCAGATTCTACAAGTTTCTCTAttgatttctcagcttcaagtcCTCAACTAGCCACCAACTTGCCCTTAAGAACAACATGTATGGAAGTTTAG
- the LOC101496060 gene encoding protein TIFY 6B isoform X1 translates to MEREFLGLNSKNIAWFNMKGDASNKPKDPVRSSGMQWSFSNKASTVPQFLSFKNNTHEDRSRNTTMDPLASSGYMTISTKDAFDSNQKSFLAVTQESLSIGKQVTNKLGMTIYPMQCSDHAQSICNQETRIFSVSNQSNQMCSVLQSNHATNGINMVNSVIKSQTLGSKSSATPLSVLPSIGSLIGSTDLRNRNCSKSNGTPTQLTIFYGGSICVYDDISPQKAQAIMLLAGNGPKLQPEISVPSEKDGFIISQSYPSPLPHANSQPRGGSSSNNEHSIIRPIVPSIVPINHLESSIVATSLRSTPTKVIQPVGLPQARKASLTRFLEKRKERAMSTSPYYMCKKSSECNTLGSDSTSFSIDFSASSPQLATNLPLRTTCMEV, encoded by the exons ATGGAGAGGGAATTCCTTGGATTAAATTCCAAAAATATTGCATGGTTTAATATGAAAGGAGATGCTTCCAACAAACCAAAAGACCCAG TGAGGAGTTCAGGAATGCAGTGGTCATTCTCAAATAAGGCTTCAACCGTTCCTCAATTCTTGTCCTTCAAGAACAACACTCATGAAGATAGGTCAAGAAATACTACTATGGATCCACTAGCATCATCTGGATATATGACAATATCAACTAAAGATGCTTTTGATTCTAACCAGAAATCATTCTTGGCTGTCACACAG gAAAGTTTGTCCATAGGAAAGCAAGTAACAAACAAGCTTGGAATGACAATATATCCTATGCAATGTTCTGATCATGCACAATCAATTTGCAATCAAGAAACAAGAATATTTTCAGTTTCAAACCAATCTAATCAAATGTGTTCTGTTCTTCAATCTAATCATGCTACTAATGGAATCAACATGGTCAATTCAGTTATAAAATCGCAAACTCTTGGTTCTAAATCCTCTGCCACACCTTTATCTGTTCTTCCATCAATAGGTTCCTTAATTGGTTCAACTGATTTAAg gAATAGGAATTGTTCCAAATCAAATGGTACACCTACTCAATTGACAATTTTTTATGGTGGTTCAATTTGTGTTTATGATGACATATCTCCTCAGAAG GCTCAGGCTATCATGTTACTGGCTGGAAATGGTCCTAAATTGCAGCCAGAAATCTCTGTTCCTTCTGAAAAGGATGGTTTCATTATAAGCCAATCCTATCCCTCACCATTGCCACATGCAAATTCTCAACCTAGGGGAGGTTCAAGTAGCAATAATGAACATTCAATAATAAGACCAATAGTACCTTCAATTGTCCCTATTAATCATTTGGAATCTTCTATTGTTGCTACTTCATTAAGATCTACACCAACAAAAGTGATTCAACCAG TAGGCTTGCCTCAAGCGCGTAAAGCTTCGTTGACTCGGTTTTTGGAGAAGCGAAAAGAAAG GGCAATGAGCACATCACCATACTATATGTGCAAGAAATCATCTGAATGCAACACTCTTGGATCAGATTCTACAAGTTTCTCTAttgatttctcagcttcaagtcCTCAACTAGCCACCAACTTGCCCTTAAGAACAACATGTATGGAAGTTTAG